The Mucilaginibacter terrenus genome has a segment encoding these proteins:
- a CDS encoding ABC transporter permease, with protein MNKVLLIIQREYVTRVRKKAFIIMIFVVPGLIIGMSAVIGMVAKNSQELQDQQIVDIIDESHNFETKLTDGKNIKFKPSAQTLAQEKASLKDNENLSVLYIPADYLEKNNIQIFSKKKPSMMLTSEIENQMNTIAATKSMIEHNIDPALLKTINSNKVTISAKEVTDAGTKDANVGASMGVGIACAIIIYMSLFIYGAQVMRGVIEEKTSRIIEVIISSVKPFQLMLGKIIGVGLVGLTQFGAWIVLSIVATKIAGHTLSGPGTGMVGFLSTIATIPFGYILGCFLFYFITGYLLYSALFAAVGSAVDSETETQQFMFPITLPLLFTYLLSVSVLFQAPDSTLAVWLSIIPFTAPIAMMVRIPFGGVPDWQLGLSMALMVAGFLFTTYVAARIYRVGVLMYGKKASFKELSKWFFYKE; from the coding sequence ATGAATAAAGTATTACTTATCATCCAGCGCGAATACGTTACCCGTGTACGCAAAAAGGCTTTTATTATCATGATTTTTGTTGTGCCTGGCCTTATAATTGGCATGAGTGCAGTAATTGGAATGGTAGCTAAAAACAGTCAGGAACTGCAAGACCAACAGATTGTTGATATAATCGATGAAAGCCACAATTTTGAGACCAAGCTTACTGATGGCAAGAACATCAAGTTTAAACCATCGGCGCAAACGCTTGCTCAGGAAAAAGCATCCTTAAAAGACAATGAAAATCTCTCGGTACTTTACATTCCTGCTGATTATCTGGAGAAGAACAACATTCAGATTTTTTCAAAAAAGAAACCCTCTATGATGCTCACCAGCGAAATAGAGAACCAGATGAACACCATTGCTGCTACGAAAAGCATGATAGAGCACAATATAGACCCTGCCCTGCTTAAAACCATCAACAGCAACAAGGTTACCATTTCTGCCAAGGAGGTTACTGATGCCGGTACTAAAGATGCCAACGTTGGCGCCAGTATGGGTGTGGGTATTGCTTGCGCTATTATCATTTACATGTCGCTGTTCATCTATGGTGCACAGGTAATGCGCGGTGTTATTGAAGAAAAAACAAGCCGCATTATAGAGGTGATCATCTCGTCAGTAAAACCGTTCCAATTGATGCTTGGCAAGATCATAGGTGTAGGCTTGGTTGGTTTAACACAGTTTGGTGCCTGGATAGTGTTGTCGATAGTTGCAACTAAAATAGCCGGGCACACGCTTTCCGGTCCTGGCACGGGCATGGTAGGCTTTCTTAGTACAATAGCTACAATACCATTCGGCTACATACTGGGTTGCTTCCTATTTTACTTTATCACAGGCTACCTGCTGTACAGTGCATTATTTGCGGCAGTTGGTTCTGCTGTAGACAGCGAGACGGAAACGCAGCAGTTCATGTTCCCAATTACTTTGCCGTTGCTGTTCACCTACCTTTTGTCAGTTTCGGTATTGTTTCAGGCGCCGGATAGCACGCTGGCAGTTTGGCTATCCATAATCCCGTTTACCGCACCTATAGCTATGATGGTACGCATACCCTTTGGCGGTGTGCCCGACTGGCAGCTTGGCCTATCTATGGCTCTTATGGTGGCCGGATTTCTGTTCACCACGTATGTAGCAGCGCGTATTTACAGAGTTGGCGTGCTGATGTATGGCAAAAAAGCAAGCTTTAAAGAACTGTCTAAATGGTTCTTTTACAAAGAGTAG
- a CDS encoding Ppx/GppA phosphatase family protein: MPQENTPNNIPHRVAVMDLGTNTFHLLIAEGTPDNIKAVWHQTEAVKIGEGGITKGIIQPAAFARGVKCMEQFRQQISDSGANTVRAIGTSALRNAANSQDFIDKVLQKTGIQIELITGEQEAAYIYKGIAASGCLTDENALIVDIGGGSVEFIFGNRNEILWKQSFEIGAARLMAMFHQKDPIPVQSIKEMSRYLTGTLTGLFMAAIEFKPTILVGSSGAFESFAEVIETEQGRPFNPRQTKTYDFDTDDLLGLIERIAKSNHVWRAGKRGIIPVRVDMIVSSSLLTIFIMQKLGLVDVSMSTWSLKEGVMAEMLA, translated from the coding sequence ATGCCACAGGAAAACACACCCAACAACATCCCCCACCGTGTAGCCGTAATGGACCTCGGTACCAATACTTTTCATCTACTTATTGCCGAGGGCACCCCCGACAATATAAAAGCGGTATGGCACCAAACAGAAGCCGTGAAAATTGGCGAAGGCGGCATTACCAAAGGCATTATACAACCTGCAGCTTTTGCGCGGGGAGTAAAGTGTATGGAGCAGTTTAGGCAGCAGATAAGTGATAGCGGCGCAAACACTGTACGCGCAATAGGTACGTCGGCATTACGCAACGCCGCCAATAGCCAGGACTTTATTGACAAGGTACTGCAAAAAACCGGCATACAAATAGAACTGATAACCGGAGAACAGGAGGCCGCGTACATTTATAAAGGCATTGCAGCCAGCGGCTGTTTGACTGATGAGAATGCCCTCATAGTAGACATCGGTGGAGGCAGTGTAGAGTTTATTTTTGGCAACCGTAACGAAATATTGTGGAAGCAAAGCTTCGAAATAGGCGCAGCTAGGTTGATGGCCATGTTCCATCAGAAAGATCCTATCCCGGTGCAGTCCATTAAGGAAATGTCGCGTTATCTTACGGGAACGCTCACCGGCCTTTTTATGGCGGCCATTGAATTTAAACCTACTATACTGGTAGGCTCGTCAGGTGCGTTTGAAAGTTTTGCGGAAGTGATCGAAACTGAACAAGGCAGGCCATTTAATCCGCGACAAACCAAAACTTACGACTTTGATACCGACGACCTGCTCGGCCTGATAGAGCGCATTGCAAAATCAAACCACGTTTGGCGTGCTGGTAAAAGAGGCATTATCCCGGTGCGTGTAGATATGATTGTCTCCTCCAGTTTGCTCACCATCTTTATCATGCAAAAGCTTGGGTTGGTAGATGTAAGCATGTCTACCTGGTCGCTTAAAGAAGGCGTTATGGCCGAGATGCTGGCTTAA
- a CDS encoding carboxypeptidase-like regulatory domain-containing protein: MQPFQHISIPNPCSASWQEMTPTDNGRHCLQCNKNVVDFTTMTDTEVVQYIQTPGKACGRFSPHQLKRINTLVEDTPRSFSWKGLVAAASLISIIPSAKAEAKTILAIEQSAAPKSGGKEIALADSITTRITIKGKVIDGNDKTAIPGVAIRIKGTSTGTLTNADGSFVLSSSVNNGTLVVSFIGYQTIEVPLINAVQPDYTIILQPDTRMMLGEVVVVKRAPLYKRLLHKVKRIF; encoded by the coding sequence ATGCAGCCTTTTCAACACATTAGCATTCCCAATCCTTGTTCCGCTTCCTGGCAGGAAATGACACCGACAGACAATGGTCGCCATTGCCTGCAATGCAATAAAAACGTAGTTGATTTCACGACCATGACCGATACCGAGGTTGTTCAATACATCCAAACACCCGGCAAGGCTTGCGGCAGGTTCAGCCCGCATCAACTCAAAAGGATCAACACCCTGGTTGAAGACACGCCACGTTCTTTTTCATGGAAAGGGTTAGTAGCTGCGGCTTCGTTGATCTCAATTATACCTTCGGCCAAGGCGGAAGCAAAAACGATTTTAGCTATAGAACAAAGTGCAGCACCAAAAAGTGGGGGCAAAGAGATCGCTTTAGCAGATTCTATAACCACGCGAATCACTATAAAAGGCAAAGTTATCGATGGTAACGATAAGACCGCCATACCTGGTGTTGCTATTAGGATAAAAGGCACCTCTACCGGCACGCTTACCAACGCAGATGGTTCATTTGTTCTGTCATCATCAGTTAACAACGGCACACTTGTAGTAAGCTTTATTGGTTATCAGACTATTGAAGTGCCCTTGATCAACGCTGTCCAACCCGACTATACCATTATCTTACAGCCAGACACGCGCATGATGCTCGGAGAAGTTGTTGTTGTTAAACGAGCGCCCTTGTACAAACGTTTATTGCACAAAGTTAAGAGGATATTTTAA
- a CDS encoding radical SAM protein codes for MPERPYIYYDFTQSICSTCLRRVDAKIVFEDGKVYMLKNCRQHGFERVLIATDIEYYKNCRNYAKRSEMPLKFNAETHYGCPYDCGLCRDHEQHSCLTVVEVTDRCNLTCPTCYAMSSPHYGRHRTLEEIEKMLDVIVENEGEPDVVQLSGGEPTVHPQFFEILDIAKTKPIRHLMLNTNGIRIAKDENFVKRLATYQPDFEVYLQFDSFKAEALMELRGEDLRDVRAKAIEHLNKHNVSTTLVVTLQKGLNTDEIGEIIEYALKQPCVRGVTFQPTQQAGRLENFNEQTDRYTLTEVRSAILEQTNIFNANDLLPVPCNPDALVMGYALKLGGEVFPLTRMINPDDLLDNSKNTIVYEQDERLKGHLLNMFSTGNSVDKAKEHLKSIMCCLPEIDAPELGYDNLFRVIIMQFIDAQNFDVRAIKKSCVHIVNKDMQIIPFETMNIFYRDDKRPYLEQLRAEMAI; via the coding sequence ATGCCTGAGCGCCCATATATCTACTACGATTTTACACAAAGCATTTGCTCTACCTGTTTAAGGCGTGTCGACGCCAAGATTGTGTTTGAGGATGGCAAGGTGTATATGCTTAAGAACTGCCGTCAGCACGGTTTCGAGCGGGTGCTGATTGCTACGGATATTGAATATTATAAAAACTGCCGCAACTACGCAAAGCGCAGCGAAATGCCGCTGAAGTTTAACGCCGAAACGCACTATGGCTGCCCGTACGATTGCGGCCTGTGCCGCGACCACGAGCAGCATTCCTGCCTTACTGTTGTTGAGGTTACTGACCGTTGCAACCTCACCTGCCCAACCTGCTACGCAATGTCCTCGCCACATTATGGAAGGCACCGTACGCTGGAAGAAATAGAAAAAATGCTGGATGTTATTGTTGAGAATGAAGGTGAGCCAGACGTGGTGCAACTAAGCGGCGGCGAGCCAACCGTTCACCCCCAGTTTTTTGAGATACTGGATATTGCTAAAACCAAGCCCATCCGCCACCTGATGTTGAATACTAATGGCATCCGCATTGCGAAAGACGAGAACTTTGTAAAGCGTTTGGCAACTTACCAGCCAGACTTTGAGGTGTACCTACAGTTTGATTCTTTTAAAGCAGAAGCATTAATGGAATTAAGGGGAGAGGACCTGCGCGATGTAAGGGCAAAAGCGATTGAGCACCTTAACAAGCACAACGTAAGCACTACGCTGGTAGTAACGTTGCAAAAAGGCCTTAATACCGACGAAATAGGTGAAATAATAGAGTATGCCCTAAAGCAGCCCTGTGTACGTGGCGTAACCTTTCAGCCTACGCAGCAAGCCGGCCGGCTGGAAAATTTTAATGAGCAAACCGACCGTTATACGCTTACTGAAGTGCGCAGTGCTATACTGGAGCAAACCAACATATTTAACGCTAACGATCTGCTACCTGTGCCCTGCAACCCTGATGCACTGGTGATGGGCTACGCGCTTAAACTTGGTGGCGAGGTTTTCCCGCTTACGCGGATGATCAACCCGGATGATTTGCTCGACAATTCTAAGAACACCATTGTTTACGAACAGGATGAACGGTTGAAAGGACACCTGCTTAACATGTTCAGCACTGGCAATTCGGTGGATAAGGCGAAAGAGCACCTGAAATCTATCATGTGCTGCCTGCCCGAGATAGATGCGCCAGAGTTGGGTTACGACAATTTATTCAGGGTGATTATCATGCAATTTATAGATGCGCAGAACTTTGATGTGCGTGCTATTAAAAAATCATGCGTACACATTGTGAACAAAGACATGCAGATTATTCCTTTTGAAACAATGAACATATTTTACCGGGACGACAAACGGCCGTACCTTGAACAATTAAGGGCCGAAATGGCTATATAG
- a CDS encoding prolipoprotein diacylglyceryl transferase has protein sequence MHFPVNIPLGHSFVPVHFVCETLAYFLGYRYYAYLRRHTHDSIDDNKRMLIFIGAAFGAFLGSHLVGVLENPEALSKMNLIYFMGNKTIVGGMLGGLIGVELVKKRIGVTVSSGDLMVYPLILAMIIGRTGCFFAGLEDGTYGVASSLPWAINFGDGIRRHPTNLYEILFWLLMWVSLQLLERRYTLANGARFKLFMAGYLLFRLGIEFIKPAFFFSFGLSVIQLVCIAGILYYYKVFIYPSKLVTKHA, from the coding sequence GTGCATTTTCCTGTAAATATTCCTTTAGGACATTCTTTTGTTCCCGTGCACTTTGTTTGCGAAACGCTGGCATATTTCCTGGGTTACCGTTATTATGCTTACCTGCGCAGGCACACGCACGACAGTATTGACGATAACAAGCGCATGCTCATTTTTATTGGTGCGGCGTTCGGCGCTTTCCTGGGTTCGCACCTGGTGGGCGTACTGGAGAACCCCGAAGCATTAAGTAAAATGAACCTTATTTACTTTATGGGGAATAAGACCATTGTAGGCGGCATGCTGGGCGGATTGATAGGAGTAGAGCTTGTTAAAAAACGCATCGGCGTTACGGTATCGTCCGGCGACCTAATGGTTTACCCGCTTATACTGGCCATGATCATCGGCCGTACAGGATGTTTTTTTGCCGGGTTGGAAGATGGTACCTACGGCGTAGCAAGCAGCCTGCCGTGGGCCATTAACTTTGGCGACGGTATACGCAGGCACCCTACCAATTTATATGAAATACTATTTTGGCTGCTGATGTGGGTTAGTTTGCAACTATTAGAACGCCGCTATACACTGGCTAATGGCGCCAGGTTCAAGCTGTTTATGGCCGGGTACCTGCTGTTTCGCCTCGGTATCGAATTTATTAAGCCTGCGTTCTTTTTTAGTTTCGGACTGTCGGTAATTCAATTGGTTTGTATCGCAGGCATTTTGTATTATTATAAAGTTTTTATCTACCCATCAAAACTCGTAACCAAACATGCCTGA
- a CDS encoding M1 family metallopeptidase gives MKNKLTCTALLLSAALIANAQKKSPLDTITSNYVPSALFSTTPFTEKGNEFHSTNGDPGPKYWQNRADYQLNVKLDTASKTISGNAAITYTNNSPDALRYLWLHVEQNTYKRNARSNYVTGAAAAEHTEGYVIESVSMMQNGKSISLPYVVTDTRMQVRLPAAVTAKGGKITFVIKYHYTIPGAFGGRTDYTDTKNGKIYEIAQFYPQMCVYDDSLGWDTAPFLGSGEFYLEYGDFDYKVTVPYDIIVAGAGELLNPTEVLTATQVNRLSTARNSDNTVMIRTAAEVNSPASRPVSKGTLTWRFRMLNTRDVAFGASKAYIWDAARVNLPGGKKSLAMSVYPVESQGNEAWGRATEYLKKSIEYFSEKWFVYPYPTAINEAGIAGGMEYPGIVFDGINDKGKELYWVTAHEIGHNWFPMIVGSNERRFAWMDEGFNTFIDIYASDNFNKGEYAPKRDGEYAPGGGNPADEIIPSILDPESPTIMTQPDAIPEKFRHPLTYFKPAFGMVLLREQILGKDRFDYAFRNYIHKWAYKHPQPDDFFRSMENAAGEDLGWFWKGWYYNNYKLDIALVDARYTSKDHTKGIQITVANKEAMAIPFTVEVKFKDGTKERTYFPVESWLQLKAFNFTLPTTKDAESVIIDPDNALPDINRKNNMRKL, from the coding sequence ATGAAGAACAAACTTACCTGCACCGCGCTCTTGCTGTCGGCGGCGCTGATCGCTAATGCCCAAAAGAAAAGCCCGCTGGATACCATCACCAGCAACTACGTGCCATCGGCTTTGTTTTCCACTACGCCGTTTACCGAGAAAGGTAATGAGTTCCATTCTACAAATGGGGATCCCGGACCAAAATACTGGCAGAACCGTGCCGATTACCAGCTGAACGTTAAGCTGGATACCGCAAGTAAAACCATCAGCGGAAACGCTGCTATCACCTATACCAACAACAGCCCCGATGCTTTGCGATACTTGTGGCTGCATGTAGAGCAAAACACTTATAAACGCAACGCGCGGTCTAACTACGTTACCGGCGCCGCAGCGGCCGAACATACCGAGGGTTATGTAATAGAATCGGTATCGATGATGCAGAATGGAAAAAGCATTAGCCTGCCCTATGTAGTAACCGATACCCGCATGCAGGTGAGGCTGCCGGCAGCAGTAACTGCAAAAGGCGGTAAGATCACGTTCGTCATCAAATATCATTATACCATTCCCGGGGCGTTTGGCGGCCGTACAGATTACACCGACACCAAAAACGGCAAGATATACGAGATAGCTCAGTTTTATCCGCAAATGTGCGTTTATGATGATTCGCTCGGATGGGACACGGCGCCTTTCCTGGGCAGCGGCGAGTTTTACCTGGAGTATGGCGATTTTGATTATAAAGTAACCGTGCCGTATGACATTATAGTAGCCGGTGCAGGCGAATTGCTCAACCCTACTGAAGTACTGACCGCCACACAGGTAAACCGACTTTCGACGGCACGCAACAGCGACAATACGGTAATGATTCGCACCGCTGCGGAGGTGAACAGCCCGGCATCCAGGCCGGTAAGTAAAGGCACGCTCACCTGGCGTTTCAGGATGCTGAATACGCGCGATGTTGCCTTTGGCGCATCCAAAGCATACATTTGGGATGCAGCCAGAGTGAACCTGCCGGGCGGAAAGAAATCCCTGGCGATGTCGGTTTACCCTGTAGAAAGCCAAGGCAACGAAGCCTGGGGCCGCGCAACCGAGTACCTGAAAAAATCGATAGAATACTTTTCTGAGAAGTGGTTTGTTTATCCTTATCCTACTGCTATCAACGAGGCTGGTATAGCAGGCGGAATGGAGTACCCGGGCATCGTGTTCGACGGTATTAACGATAAGGGTAAAGAGCTCTACTGGGTTACTGCGCACGAAATTGGCCATAACTGGTTCCCGATGATAGTGGGCAGCAACGAGCGCCGCTTTGCCTGGATGGACGAAGGCTTTAACACCTTTATAGACATCTACGCATCAGACAACTTTAATAAAGGAGAATATGCACCAAAGCGCGACGGCGAATACGCGCCAGGCGGCGGCAATCCTGCCGACGAGATCATTCCATCAATCCTAGACCCTGAGTCGCCTACCATTATGACACAGCCGGATGCAATACCGGAAAAGTTCCGCCACCCGCTTACTTATTTTAAACCGGCATTTGGTATGGTATTGCTGCGCGAACAAATACTGGGCAAGGACAGGTTTGATTACGCTTTCCGCAATTACATACATAAATGGGCTTACAAGCACCCGCAGCCCGATGATTTCTTCCGCTCAATGGAGAACGCCGCCGGTGAGGACCTGGGCTGGTTTTGGAAAGGCTGGTACTATAACAACTACAAGCTGGATATTGCACTGGTTGACGCGAGGTATACAAGTAAGGACCATACTAAAGGCATCCAGATAACAGTAGCCAACAAGGAAGCGATGGCCATCCCATTTACCGTAGAAGTAAAGTTTAAGGATGGCACCAAAGAGCGCACCTACTTCCCGGTTGAGAGCTGGTTACAGTTGAAGGCGTTTAATTTTACGCTGCCAACAACAAAAGATGCAGAAAGCGTAATCATTGATCCGGATAATGCGCTACCGGATATAAACAGGAAGAATAATATGAGGAAGTTGTAG
- a CDS encoding Maf family protein produces the protein MNNFPKVILASKSPRRQELLRLMDIDFRIVLKEVDESYPDGLSPEEIAVYIATKKAEAFDEDVTNEVVLTADTIVSIDGEILGKPETPEHAVEMLHKLSGKVHKVYTGVCLFYKGEYNKFYDVSEVFFRQLTDEEIRSYVADKSPMDKAGSYGIQERIGLIGIERINGSYTNVVGLPTEKVYQQLKRLAV, from the coding sequence ATGAATAATTTCCCCAAAGTAATTCTCGCATCTAAATCGCCGCGCAGGCAGGAACTGCTCAGGCTGATGGATATAGACTTCCGGATTGTGCTGAAGGAGGTAGATGAATCTTATCCGGATGGATTGTCTCCTGAGGAAATAGCTGTTTACATCGCAACGAAAAAAGCTGAAGCCTTTGACGAGGATGTTACCAATGAGGTGGTACTTACTGCCGACACCATAGTGTCCATAGATGGCGAGATATTGGGTAAGCCCGAAACGCCGGAACACGCTGTAGAGATGCTGCACAAGCTAAGCGGTAAGGTACACAAGGTTTACACAGGGGTATGTTTGTTTTACAAAGGCGAGTACAACAAGTTCTACGATGTATCTGAGGTGTTCTTCCGTCAGCTTACTGATGAAGAGATCCGAAGCTACGTGGCAGACAAAAGCCCGATGGATAAAGCCGGCTCATACGGCATCCAGGAGCGAATAGGCTTGATAGGTATCGAGCGCATCAACGGTTCTTACACCAACGTAGTAGGATTGCCTACCGAAAAAGTGTATCAGCAGCTGAAGAGACTGGCTGTCTGA
- a CDS encoding KdsC family phosphatase, producing the protein MENFLNRLKDITTFIFDVDGVLTDGSVFVTEAGVQSRAFNIKDGYALQLAIKSGYTVAAISGSRSKSALYRLNSLGINDVYLGTHTKAERLKLFMEEKSVHPSKILYMADDIPDLAAMNLVGLPVCPADAAEEVKAICAYVSHVPGGRGCARDVIEKVMKVQGTWMNDQAYSW; encoded by the coding sequence ATGGAAAACTTTCTTAACAGGCTTAAGGATATCACAACGTTCATTTTTGATGTGGACGGCGTACTCACCGACGGGTCAGTTTTCGTGACCGAAGCGGGTGTGCAAAGCCGTGCTTTTAACATTAAAGATGGTTATGCCTTGCAGCTGGCTATAAAGAGCGGGTATACGGTTGCTGCAATATCCGGCAGCCGCTCCAAAAGTGCGTTATATCGTCTAAATAGCCTGGGGATTAATGATGTATACCTGGGTACACACACCAAAGCCGAACGCCTTAAACTTTTTATGGAAGAAAAAAGCGTACATCCTTCCAAGATATTGTACATGGCCGATGACATACCAGACCTTGCTGCTATGAACTTAGTAGGATTGCCGGTTTGCCCGGCAGACGCTGCAGAAGAGGTTAAAGCCATTTGCGCGTATGTATCTCACGTGCCAGGCGGCAGAGGCTGTGCCCGCGACGTGATTGAAAAGGTGATGAAGGTACAGGGCACCTGGATGAACGACCAGGCGTACAGCTGGTAG
- the iscX gene encoding Fe-S cluster assembly protein IscX: MTEDKFALPIHWNDYEDIAMSLYEKFGDEFGETRIYRIRFTDLLEWVLTLPNFAGTREEANEGHLEQIQSAWVYEWRDNQ, from the coding sequence ATGACAGAAGACAAATTTGCCCTCCCGATCCATTGGAACGACTATGAGGATATTGCCATGAGCCTTTACGAAAAGTTTGGCGACGAATTTGGCGAGACAAGGATATACCGCATCCGCTTTACCGACCTGCTGGAGTGGGTACTTACTTTGCCAAACTTTGCCGGCACCCGCGAGGAAGCAAACGAAGGCCACCTGGAGCAGATACAATCTGCCTGGGTATACGAGTGGCGCGATAACCAATAA
- a CDS encoding 2Fe-2S iron-sulfur cluster-binding protein — MNIFKVRINFEEQDHETVELPIAEGESVLDVCLENGIELQHNCGGVCGCSTCHIYVNRGMDNLQEISDKEEDFIDRAVNPRINSRLGCQCVVIDGDIEVTLPDQSGFMGH, encoded by the coding sequence ATGAATATTTTTAAAGTAAGGATAAACTTCGAAGAACAGGACCACGAAACTGTGGAGCTGCCTATTGCCGAAGGTGAATCGGTGCTGGACGTCTGCCTGGAGAACGGCATCGAACTGCAGCACAACTGTGGCGGTGTTTGCGGATGCAGTACCTGCCATATCTACGTGAACCGCGGAATGGATAACCTGCAGGAGATATCTGATAAAGAAGAAGACTTTATAGACCGCGCCGTTAATCCCCGTATAAACTCGCGTTTAGGCTGCCAGTGTGTAGTGATAGACGGAGATATAGAAGTAACATTGCCTGATCAGTCGGGCTTTATGGGGCACTAA
- a CDS encoding Rossmann-like and DUF2520 domain-containing protein — MRITLIGSGNVSTHLAAAFKNAGHRIIQVYSRQMQHAALLAYHVGASAIDSLADISADTDLFVISVKDDAIKDIAPHLTGQGKLVVHTSGAVSLQELQNFTKNAGVFYLLQTFSKTKEVNFWDVPLCVEGSDDNITKMLEELARTISNNVYRVDSAQRKVLHLSAVFACNFTNHLYDISQQLLAEHNMSFDMLRPLITETADKVREHSPADVQTGPAVRHDLQTMTAHLQMLEGKDELKQIYHLLSQDIIKNHKAPNSDK; from the coding sequence ATGCGAATAACGCTGATAGGCTCCGGGAACGTGTCCACCCATCTGGCCGCTGCTTTTAAAAATGCCGGGCACCGCATTATACAGGTTTACAGCAGGCAAATGCAGCATGCCGCCCTGCTGGCATACCATGTAGGCGCTTCAGCAATAGACAGCCTGGCTGATATTTCCGCAGATACAGATCTGTTTGTCATTTCTGTAAAAGACGATGCCATTAAGGATATTGCTCCGCATCTGACAGGCCAGGGTAAACTGGTTGTACATACTTCGGGCGCGGTAAGCTTGCAGGAACTACAAAACTTTACCAAAAATGCAGGAGTGTTTTATCTCCTGCAAACATTTAGTAAAACTAAGGAAGTAAACTTTTGGGATGTACCCCTTTGCGTAGAAGGTTCTGACGACAACATTACCAAAATGCTGGAAGAGCTTGCGCGTACCATCAGCAATAACGTTTACCGGGTAGATTCTGCACAACGTAAGGTGCTGCACCTTTCAGCCGTGTTTGCGTGTAACTTCACCAATCACTTGTACGATATATCCCAGCAGCTACTGGCAGAACACAACATGAGCTTTGATATGCTGCGACCGTTGATAACAGAAACAGCTGACAAAGTTCGGGAGCATTCGCCTGCAGATGTACAAACAGGGCCAGCAGTACGCCATGACCTGCAGACCATGACTGCGCACCTGCAAATGCTTGAAGGGAAAGACGAACTCAAACAGATATATCATCTGCTCAGTCAGGATATTATCAAAAACCATAAGGCACCTAACTCCGATAAGTAA
- a CDS encoding alpha/beta fold hydrolase, which translates to MKFVRNLLLVLLALVVLGGIILAVLYFASDKETKELTYNIRKNTNGSYAELSQGITHYELDGPDSGKVVVLLHGFSVPYYIWNGTYEYLTEHGYRVLRYDMYGRGYSDRPAVTYNQELYFNQLKELISKLQLKTPFSIAGISFGGKLAIDFTNANPEIVDKVILIDPAYADLKPSAPAFITNLMEAINPDKRAFGQTEDLKYPDRHPNWVEEYTPQMEYKGFRHSLVSTMYNYPFNSRAVNISLNTKNKQVLLIWGKDDKTVPFTYSDSIRSVLKTIFLPVDDAAHLPFLEQPDIVNPAIVTFLKK; encoded by the coding sequence ATGAAATTTGTTAGAAATCTGCTTCTGGTGCTTTTAGCACTTGTTGTGTTAGGCGGTATAATCCTTGCCGTGTTGTATTTTGCTAGTGATAAGGAGACTAAAGAACTTACTTACAACATTCGTAAAAACACCAACGGCAGCTACGCCGAGCTAAGCCAGGGCATCACCCACTATGAACTGGACGGTCCCGATTCCGGCAAAGTAGTTGTGCTGTTGCATGGCTTCAGCGTACCTTATTATATATGGAATGGCACTTACGAGTATCTTACCGAACATGGATACCGGGTACTGCGTTATGACATGTACGGCCGCGGTTATTCAGACCGGCCCGCCGTAACGTATAACCAGGAACTCTACTTCAATCAGCTAAAAGAACTGATAAGTAAGCTTCAGTTGAAAACCCCTTTCAGTATTGCAGGTATATCTTTTGGAGGCAAATTGGCTATTGACTTTACCAACGCTAACCCGGAGATAGTTGATAAAGTTATATTGATTGATCCGGCTTACGCTGATTTAAAGCCGTCTGCTCCGGCATTTATTACCAATTTGATGGAAGCTATTAACCCTGACAAACGCGCCTTCGGTCAGACTGAAGATCTTAAATATCCGGACAGGCATCCCAACTGGGTGGAAGAATATACCCCTCAAATGGAGTACAAAGGCTTTCGCCATTCACTGGTATCTACAATGTACAACTACCCTTTTAACAGTCGTGCGGTAAATATAAGCCTCAATACAAAGAATAAACAGGTGCTGCTTATATGGGGTAAGGACGATAAAACCGTCCCTTTCACGTATAGCGACTCGATCCGAAGTGTTTTAAAGACCATATTTTTACCTGTTGATGATGCAGCTCACCTGCCCTTTTTAGAACAACCAGACATTGTGAACCCTGCCATAGTAACATTTTTAAAGAAATAA